DNA sequence from the Anguilla anguilla isolate fAngAng1 chromosome 4, fAngAng1.pri, whole genome shotgun sequence genome:
ATAGGAAGATGGCAAGCTACTCAGTCACATGATTGAAAGTTGCCAATCTTAATTTTCCTAGGATAgtgaatatatttcattttaaaataaaactaaaaagctcattcaaaaataaaacaaaaaagctaatTTAACCATTGTGAGCAAACTCACCAGATTCGTGCCTTCACATGAATGTGCGAGATTTGTAGAAAATTAAAGAGTTACGTAGACgtgatcttaaaaaaaaaaaatgaaacattaaaatatgcatggaaagaaaagaaacttgGTTACGTAGCTTATAAAAATCTAGTGGTAGTGTTGAGGGTGATATTTTTTGACCTGGACATTTCCTCTTGACAGTAATCCAAGCTCTGatgctttttggaaatatcCTTAAAAGGTTGTAAGAAGGCCTCTTTACCAAAGGCTTCTAAAACTATTACGACACAACTGCACTTCTAAAACAAGTGATGTCAGTCGTGCTCAGAGTGCTACAAGTTAACATGGAGCAATTTCGCAACTATTTATCCATAGGCACAATGTAACCCTGGCCGCTAGCTAAGGAAAAGCAACTGACACTCCAATTTGCAGAGAATTAAATCTCGCATAcatcacacacaagcaagcacatacagttgaaaaaaagagaacggtaagaaatgtttttaaaggcatTTAATACGTGTGTAtcccacacaaataaaatgtcaattgataacaaatatcaaaatacagaGATTTAGAAGACATGGACAGATCTGTACAATCATATCAGTACAAATATACAggtctttttaaaacaaagacagTGGAAAGATCAGTGACCCAAATCATAGGCATGACTTTGTGGCTTTAGCACCGAGTCCTGTAACATACATTTAGCAATGATCAAATATTTCAAACGGCATTTCAATTAACACCTgattaaacacacagagaaatgacATTATCCTAACCTTTTATATTTTGCAAACTGTGCGTCaactcattttctttctgtgaagtGTGCAAAAATCACAACATGTCGGTTTAACAGTAACCCTTTACGACTATGGTCTGCATGTTTATCCATTCTTATTGCGCGTACCCCCTCCTTCCCTAAACTTAATATCACTGTAGTGCCAACATTCACATATACCTTGATCAAAACACGCCCGAAAATGCAGTTTGTGGTAAAGCTCGCGCTTAACCTAAGTATGGTGCAAGGGGAACCCCCCTGAACACACACGTGGTTTACGCATTTGGAGCCCCACGAAGAATGTAACCAATAGTTAGCAATGTAGGTAGATAGGAGTAGAGTTTCGGCGGCTCACTACATCTTGAAATCGTAAACAATCCACTTTTACAATCTCAAACGTCAGCCTGGTcaaaaacaatgttaaaatgctACAATAGCGGTATTCCAGGGGTTCAGGTTCTTGAGCATTTGTTCACAACAAATTTGCCCAGCCCCTGAGTCACTGTCTTCAGACTCAGGCTCTGCCTGGGCACTGTCCTTACTCAACAGGCCAGAGAAGCTGGAACCGAATATTGTGATGAGACTTGATACATTACTGGTGTCCATTTCCTCTGCCCCCTCGTCTTCACTACTGACTGGGGAAGCGGGGGCGGTGGAAGCAGTcagtttggtttttttgggggaagcTGTGCGTGGAGACTTCTCGGCACTTCTTTTCCTGGTACAACAGGAGACCGGGGCTGTTGGGTGCTGCGATTTTGGTTCCTGAGAATCGCATTCTTCAACAGCTACCATGCAGCCACTTTCGCTCCGACTTTCTTTGGCCGTTGTCGTTTGAGTTTTGGACAGTCCCGAATTAACACACAGAGCTGGAACGGGAGAACTGACCGATACCTCGTTGGTACCGGAGTCCACAGAAGCCGAGACGCTGTCTCTGTCCACTTCCTGGGTCGTTAGGCCGCTGAAATCAGATTTTGAAGCCATTTCTTCTGAGCTCGACTGCTCGCTGGGAGGTGAAGTTACTTGAACTTGTGGCTGTGCGGTAGTGTCTACCATTTCTGCCGCCTCCTCTTCTGTGGGCTGCGCAAATCCATCTTGGGGACTATCTGAGGGTGAGTGGGGGTTGTTCGTAGTCTCCGGGAGCAATTTCACTTGCTCTGAGTCCATTTCTCGCTCTCCCCATTCTCTCCCTTCCATTTGCTGGGCGTTCAGGCACACACCTCCGTAGTAGTCGCTCAGATACACTTGCCGAGCGCTCCGAAGAACCAGGGAGACGAGCAGGTTTTTGTGAAGTTTGATTCCGCCCCGTTGCACTCTAGAATTGTAGATTTTCCCCAAGGAAATGCTCATGATTCGATGCGCCTCCACTTTATATTCCATGTTTAAAAGTAGCCCCTGAAAGGCTAAGGTCAGTAgcgttctgtttttcttcaattctaATGCCCCAACTTCCAGTAAGCCACCACGCTTGTATGGCGTCTTTTAAGTCCGTTAGAAATTGAATTTCcctcactgtggttcagtgagTCTCGGAGATTCACTTGGATACGTAAATTTTTCCGCTAATCAAGTTTGGTCAGAATTTCAAAACATCAATTAGCCTTTCCTCAAATGTCCGTTGTTTGTCCTTTAATATCAGGAACTTGATCCAGGTAAAAGTTTGCTCTTCAACGCAGAGCTTTAGCTAGTTAATGATTTATACTAGTATTTGATCTGTTTGTTTTCGATGCGAACGTCCTGCAGCTGATATTACTTCCTCGTTcgcatttataaataaacactaGTCGAGGAACTCATATTTTGAATGAAGATCGAAATGTATGCTAACCCCTTTTCCCCTCGACCTTCCACTACCAATTTCCACTGAAAATGACAGTGGAGTCTATTTTTAACTCAGATATATAGCTCTACGTAATGATTATACTAGCCAATGAAACGGCATATCTTCTGTTACAACCGTTCGTAAAAACCGCCCCGCCAAATCTACACTGGCCAATAGCTGTACGTTCTGGGGGTAAGTTAGATTTAAATACTAACGTGGGAGAACAATTTAAAGGGGAAAATCCGTATTTAAAACTAGACCTTTAAGCACGACTTGACAtcagatgagaaaaataaataagtaggcGACAACAAATAGCCTACCCATGTGGTCATTGTTTCTCTATTATTATAatcaaatatgtataaataagcAATTTACAGATAATGCAATCTATGAAGTACATTTCTGAGTTAAACATTACCTTACATGTCCTTTTGCATTCTTCATATCAGTGACTATTTTTACTCACCAGGAGGTAAATTAGTGTATCATTTGTGTTACTGAAATAATGGCACATATTCCCAATTATTATTTACGTAATGGCACATTTTGACTGGTTACAGTACGTTTGACTAATTGCAACGGCTCTAGACATGTCGGTGAAATCTCGAGCATAGACTACACCACTGAACTATTACAACTTGAACGGCGGTTGTTATTCTGTGATTTCAGCGGCCAAATGTTATAATAACCAGGGGTTATCTGAAACGTCACGATCAGCCTGTGGCGTTTCCCCTTTaagagtgtttttattttggtggccGACTTCCTTGACTGATGTAATGGTTTGTCTGGTTTACTCAAGTCACGTGACTCTTTTGTGCGAATGAGACCTACATTTACGGTGTCTGGCCTATGCTATTGAATGGAGCAGttaagagaaaggggggaggatTGGGTGATGGTGGTGTTTTGTTTCAAGGAGCTGTTTGGTATGGGTGGGGGAAGGGACCAAGGGTTCTTTGACACGTTTTAATCGGTTTGGCAAGAATAGCGTAGCACCGCGTATCACTCATGATAGAATAGCCTAAGTACAAAATTACCGGGGTAGTTTCGTCTAGGCAGTGGGTCAGTGAGGAAATGCCTGTTTAAGTTCTGGATAAACGCGATGTTTAACTCGAGGCTACtgtaacaaataaattaatgtattcAGAAGGGAAGCTTCCTTACAACAACACTCCCCGTGTGTAAAACAAGAGTCTGGAAACCATCGAAATTCGGCAACAGTTgttaaagagggaaaaaatactTGTAAGGGTTTATCCAATTTTGGTTTGATCATTATATAAACGCATTCAATTGTCCAcattaacataattttttatatttttccattccTCCATGTGTTGATCAGTGTAAcctctgaatgtgtgtataGTATAGTATGTATTCTGTACTATATACTGTTTCTTTAAGTTCAATCATATCTGTCAGGAAAGTGTTTTGAATTTTCTTGTGAATAATTGTGTTTATGTTGACATCTGGAGATATCCAAAGTACTTGGTGGTAATACTATCTGACCTGTTATCATATAATTTAAAGAGGCTTTTAGACAAATGCATATCTTCCCTTTACCTGTTCTGTATTGATGGTCATCCTTGTTCTTTTGAGAGCTAGTGGTTATATCCCTGGAAGCTTAACTCGTGCAAAATTGAGAGAATGACAGGCCATGGTAAAAGAGCACAAAAATCACTCGTCTAGCTGGGAGCTACAtgcctgaaataaataaaaatcagaaacaGACCCCTTTGTATGACAGCATAAGTAACCCCGAAGGTAACATGTCAGAATCTAACAAGCTACTCCCTGCTACCCTGCTTCTTTTTCAACTCCTGAAGCTGTGAGCAGCAGCTGTTCTAAATAATTAAGGACAAAATAACTCACTAGGAACAAGTGCATCAATGCTCTGTGCAgtttttggaaaaaagaaacattacaaGCTTGCATATTCAGAAAACCCAGAATTCTGTTTTCAGTTGGAAAAAACGGTTCACCTTAATTACATTTAACTTTGTTTTCATACACATGATTTTGTCATTTGGATGTAGATGATCTGCATGTTTCTACAAGAGTTGGTCTTGGCAGATCTTGTCTTTGCAATGGTGCAAATCTCATTAAGGTCTTGAATAggcacagaaaatgtaaaagctTTAGAACAAGAAGGTTTTGCAGTTTACTGTCATAGCAAGTTCCACTGAGTTACAGTTCTACCCAACTCAGCATAGAGAAACAAAATCTTCAGGACCACATACAGACTGAGAAATTACGATAGAGCAAGAGTCGCTGCCTGTCCTGGGAGCTCCCCTCCTGTTCTTGCACAGTGTGGAAAACctgacacacagtcacacagcataGGAACACAACTGGTATTTGTGTCTAATTAGGGAGTAAGTGGCATTAATAATTGATTTGAAGACAGTGCTGCTGTCAGTAataaagggtgtgtgtgtgcgtgtggcagTAGTAGCAACAATGATCGAAGACTCTCACATGCTTCAGTTTCAGTGGTTTAGATGCTAAGAAATTGGGGCAAAGGAATTTGCAACATAGCAGtggggaaaaagagaaatcatCTTGTAATGAAGATATGTGCAAAAGAACATATTCACAGTCAGCTCTCTGCCAAAGCAGTTTAACCTTCAAGACACACACCACTCAAGTTAGATGTCAGATGGAACTAGTCAGTTTCATCTTGACCTAACTTCAACTTCCACATTTTTTTAGTTCCACTGAAATCCCCCTGGAAGGCAATGCAATGCCAAGTTCAATCACTGTGGAAGTAACATGTTTTTCTAATTATGTCAGTCTTTTTCCAAGAAttttaacccccctccccccgtcttttttttttttttacttttcccaAAATCCAACAAATGGAATTAATTATGGAAAATACCAGAAATGCTGTAAATATGGTTGgtgtaaaaacaaacatgtccACCAACTCAATATTACACATTCAGTTCCacaaatttaagaaagaaaaaagactcaaaagcaaataaagtaataaaaatatatctaaCAAGTAATGGTAGGCCTACTTCACTGTATCTACATGCTGTCATAACTGAAGCCCTAGCTAGTTTTTGAGAATTGAAAACTGATCATCAAATGTAATTGGTCATTTTGAATGTATTAATATGTAAGCTGTGCCTAAATTCAcatattcatttgtaaaatttCCTATATGTCCAGAATATTAAGTTCCAGGTCTGTACATGTTAGCTTATTCCATCCCATTGAAGTCCTCTTTCAAGCACACAGGATGACCCCTGAACCggatatgggttttttttttttaagcagataTGGCGGCTGAGGGGGAGGCGATTTTTATCTGAATGTAAACAGTAAATTACAGCTGTACATTTATACATTGGAGCACACTGACAAATGCGCTCTGTTGACGGAGCATGAGGTTACCGTGTAAACGTTACGGCAACTAAGCGGCAAAATGTCAATGGAGGACCCCTTTTTCGTTGTCAAAGGGTAAGATAAGGAATTTTCAGCACAAGTGTGGTAGCGTACGTTAGCTAAACGagctaatattagctagctagctagctaaagcgCACGTATCTGAGAagtagctaagttagctaaactAACGTTTGTACAACGGGGCTTTGCTGATGGCTGTCTAGCTACAAACTCAATTAAGTAGCTACCAATACTGAACCGAGACGATTTTCTTGTCTctgtaaaaattaatttcagtgaaaCGATTGCAGAGCTAACTAGTCTATTTAGCACTGAAATCTAGCTTGCCTGCCTTTTTGTGAATGTGTCCTTGATCATCTTGGTCGCTAGAAGGATGTAAGTTAGCTTTGCAGCTAAGTGACTGAGAACGCTAATAAAGTTACCCGTTTTTTCTTGCGAGCTAGTCGGTCTATGTCCGCAGCGGTCTAGAAATTCTGGTTTTGAGCTCACAAGTTGTATAAGTAATCGTGGGTAGCTGAAGACATCTTGATAACCAAGACAAGTGCGCTGATGCCAGTTGCTCTCTTGTGAACATATGATGCTTGACTTTTGACTTTGCGACATTAGTAAGCTGAGTTACATAGAAAGAAAGTGGATGTGAGTCAGAGCAGCTTTGCAAATTAACTTGCCTAGCTTACTTTGGGTTGGTTTGGTTGTCGGAGTGTTTCGCTAATGTTAACAAGTTCAAACGGGTACAGGTGTACAGATCGACTGCTCGCTAACGTGCCATCTCAATTATTAACACTAACTgtgtaaaacaattaattgtGACGAATTGTGTTGCTCACCTGTTGTATACAGTGTATTCAGT
Encoded proteins:
- the ier5 gene encoding immediate early response gene 5 protein; this translates as MEYKVEAHRIMSISLGKIYNSRVQRGGIKLHKNLLVSLVLRSARQVYLSDYYGGVCLNAQQMEGREWGEREMDSEQVKLLPETTNNPHSPSDSPQDGFAQPTEEEAAEMVDTTAQPQVQVTSPPSEQSSSEEMASKSDFSGLTTQEVDRDSVSASVDSGTNEVSVSSPVPALCVNSGLSKTQTTTAKESRSESGCMVAVEECDSQEPKSQHPTAPVSCCTRKRSAEKSPRTASPKKTKLTASTAPASPVSSEDEGAEEMDTSNVSSLITIFGSSFSGLLSKDSAQAEPESEDSDSGAGQICCEQMLKNLNPWNTAIVAF